DNA from Candidatus Eremiobacteraceae bacterium:
GCGTGATCCAAGACGCCGATCCGTACGCGACTATGGACGAGTGGGGCACGTACGTCGCCGCGCTCGGCTATTCGACGCCTGACGTGTACTTCGCGGCGATCGACCGCGTGACGCCGGCCGACGTTGACCGCCTCGCGCGCGAAGTCTTCAGCCCGCGAACTATCGCTGTTGGAAGAGTCGTGCCGGCGCCGTCGGCGGCTCCGACGACCGCGATCGCGCCGCCGTCGGCAACGGCTGCGCCAGGCACGGCGACGTTGCCGCAATGGGCCTCGGCGGTCGTTCGAGATGTCGACGGCTCGCTCGCAAACGCTCCAACGCCGAGCGAAACGACCCTAGCGAACGGCATCCGAGTCATCACGGTGAACCGGCCCGGCTCAGGCATTGTACAGGTTTTCGGTCGCGTGAAAGTGAGCCCGCAAGTCGAGGCGCCGCCCGGCGACGACGGCGTAGACCTCGTGCTCACTCACCTGTTCGCGGCCGGCCCCGCGGACATGAGCCATGAGGATTTCGCACGCCGAATCGGGGCGCTCGGCGGACAAGAATCGGCGGGCGCAGATTTCAACCTTTCAATCCTCCCGGCAGATTTCGGTCGAGGGCTCGCGTTACTCGCCGATGCGGAGCTGCACCCGTCGTTCGCCGGCCAGGAGTTCGGGCGCGCCAAGCTCGACGCGGTCGACGACGCCGCGGACCAGACGATGAGCCTCGGACGGTCCGTCCAGCAGTCGCTGTATGCCAACTTGTTGCCGCCCGGCGATCCGGCCGCACGCGTTGCGAGTCCGGTGTCGGTTTTCGTCCTGACAGCCCCCGAAGTTCGTTCCTATTACGAAGCCGCGTTTCGCCCCGAGCGGACGACGATCGTCGTCGTCGGGGACATCGCGCCTGCCGCTGCAGTCTCCGGCATCGAGAGGGCGTTCGGCATGTGGAGCGACGCCTCGACACCGGCTCCGCCCGACGACCTTCCTACGCTTCCCGAAAATACGGCCGCGCGCGTCGTGATGCCGGCGCACGTTGTCGGCATTCGGATCGTCGAACTTGGTGAGACAGTCGAAATGCGTCCGTCATCGGACGACTACGAAGCGTTCTCCGCGGGCATGGAGGTTCTCGGCGGAGACCTTTGGTCGAGCCGGTTGAGGCGCGATATCGTCGACAACCGGGGTTTGGCAGTGTCCGTCAAGCAGCAGGTCGACATCGAGACAAACCGCGCGACGCTCACGATTACGTACGTCTGTGCTCCGGTCAACTCGGTCAAGGTGCGTAACCTCATCACAAGCGACATTCGCGAGATCCAGACGACGCCGCTGACAGCCGACGAACTCGGCCGCGCGAAGGCGCTGCTCGTCCGTCAAGAGCTGCTGCAGATGGGCAGTCCGAAGGAACTCGCGCAGCAATATCTCGGCTTCGCCGGTCTCGGTTTGCCGCTCGACGAGCCGGCGCTACGTGCGGCTCGCTATCTAGGCCTCACTCCGCGAGAGGTGATGCTTTCGCTTGCGGCCAGGCTGCGCGCCGACGGGTTTGTCGACGTCGAGTTCGGCACACAGTAGTAGGCCGAGCGAAGCTCGGCTGCACTCAAATGTGGTATGCCGAGCGAAGCTCGGCTAAGATGGATGGACCGCGGCGGTCGAGATGAATCTCGACCGCTCCCTTTTTGTCCGTAAAGTCGACCGCTTCATTCTATTGCGTTTGTTCGCGCGCGCGAATCGTCTGCAGGAAGTACGCGGTCCGCGCCGGGGCGCCGCTAGCGGCCGCCGCAGCCGAAAGATCGCGCTCGGCAGACGGCACGTTGGCGACCAAGATGTCGATCATCCCTGCCGTGAACAACGCGGACCCGGAAGACGGCGCCATCTCAACGGCGTGCTGCGCATCCGCGTACGCCGTCGAGTCATCACCGACGGCCACATCGGCGACGGCCTGTGCGACATAGACCGCCGCCGGCCCGCCTCTGCCCGCCGCCTGCGCGAAGAACGGTCGCGAGCCCGCCTGGTCACCTCGTTGCTGCGCGTTGATACCTGCGAGGTAGGGACCGCGCCAGTCGGTGCTCGCACGAGTGGTGGCTGCCGAGAACGCCGCGGCCGCGATCGTGAAGTGATGCGAGAGCATCGCGGCCGTTCCGGCCGAAAGTATCTGATCGATGGTGCCCTTGCTGATCGTCGCTTGCATACGGGCGACGGATTCCGTCGGATCGGCGAATGGGAGCTCGCCGCCGAAACCTGGATCGCTCGCCACGTCGAATAGGTAGCCTTTTGCGTCCGGCGCGAGGTCGGCGATCGACTGCGGAAGTCGTGCGATGGGTGTAGGCGTCGGAGTCGGTGACGGCGACGGGGGTGGCGTCACGACGGGCTTCACGTGCACGAGAGCCGGCTTTTTCGTCGGCTTCGCGGTCGGAGATGCGAGTGGCGTCGGAGTCGGCGACGGTGGCGCGATCTGCGCGATAGGCAGCGGCGTGGGCGAAGGTGTTAGCGACGGCGCTGCCGTGGGAGTGGGAGATGCAAGCGGAGACGCCGAGGCCGACGGCGATGGCGATGCTGATGGATGGGCCGTCGCCTGTGTGCCCGGGTTCGACGATCCGAGCCGCTTGTTGAGGGCGACCATCGTCGCTTGCGCCTCGGCGGTCCGGCCGAGCGATTCTAGCGCTTGGATCTTGCCGTCGATCGCGGGCTGATACGTCGGCGACCGCTTGAGCTCGGTGTTGAAATCGGAAAGCGCGGCCTCCGGCAGATGTTCGTTCAGCTCGACGACGGCGAGATCGTAGTGAAGGAACTGCGTGTCGGGAACGAGCGCGAGCGCCGCCCGCAACTGCGCATCAGCCTCAGAATATTTCTTCTGCCGCGCGTACAGCTGCCCGAGCGCGACGTAGTTCCAACCGTTGCGCGCGTCGGCAGCCTCGCCGAGCTCGTAATCGTGCTTGGCGGTCGCATCGTCGCCGGCCGCCACCGCGATATTGCCCGCGTGATTGTCGATCGTCGCGTCGGACGAACTCGTCGCGACGACGCCCTGCGCGAGCTTGTTCGCGCCGGCCGTGTCGCCCGAATCGAGCGCCGCTTGCGCGTCGTCGATATTGGGCGTTTCCGTCGCGTGCGGAAATGCCGCGATGATGCGATCGTGGATCGCCTGGCCGCCCGGGATGTACGCCATCGCCAGCGCGGCGATGCAGATGATGAGTGCGGCCAAGGCCACCCATCCGAGGATACGTTCGATCGTTTGGGCCACGGGATGTTCTTCCCGTTTTCGGGAAGTTTGTCATGCGTTTACGAGAACGGAGCAATTCTACATGCGCATCGTCATCGGGCTCGAAGATACGTTCGGCGACATCGTCGGCAAGGCGTCGGCGGGTCACAAGACGTCGGCGGAAGCGCTCGCGTCGCGAACCGGCATCGCGTCGGCACGGTTGAAAGCGCTGATCGGCGATCAACAAAAGCCGACCGAGGACGAGTCGCGCAAGATCGCCGCGGCGCTCGAGCTCAACGCCGACAAGCTCGTCGATAGCGGGCTCGAACGCTGGAAGCCCGAGACGCGCGACCTCGACGCGAGATTCGGCCACCAGATCAACGAGCCGTATCCGAGCAACGGTTACTTCATCATCGATGCCGACGAACGCGTCGCGGCGTTCGTCGATCCCGGGGGAAGCCCGGAGAATATCATCTCGACGCTGCGCAAGAGTCCCGTGTCCGTGCGCTACATCTTGTTGACGCACAAGCACAAGGATCACGTCGACGCCCTCTCCGACGTTCGCCGTGCGTTTCCCGAGGCGCGCGTCGTGATCCATCGCAACGACGCGCCGGCTGTCGGATCGCCTGCTGAAGGGGCGATCGGAATCGACGACGGCGGTACGCTGCCGTTCGGCAAGAGCGAGATCAGGCTGCTCTACACCCCAGGACATACGGACGGCTCGTCGTGCTTCATATACGGCGGCGGCGTGTTCACCGGCGATACGCTTTTCGCCGGTTCGGTCGGTAGGCTGTTCGGCGACCGATTCGGTTACTCGGACCTCATGCATTCGGTGTCGAAGAAGATCTTCGCGCTGCCCGACGAGACGGTCGTCTTCCCGGGGCACGGCCCGCCGAGCACGATCGGTGAGGAGAAGGCGCACAACCCGTTCTTCTAACCGAGCTCTCATTGCGCAGCGATATCGGCGTGCGTCCCTCGCATCGAACCCGGAGAGGCGGCGTTTGCGGACGCACCGAATCTACGGCGTCTATGCTTCGATCATCGTCCGTCCGTTCTATCGTTGCGATGGCGCTTGTCGCTGCCGCGTCGTCTGCTCTCGTGGCGTCTTGCAGCTCGAACGCCGGGTTCGGCGGTGCGCCGCCGTATCCGGGCGCGCCGAATCCCACGCCGTACCAGGGCAACGGTGCGACGCCGTTCGGGGGCGGGTCCCCCGGCGCGACGGAGCCGCCCGACACGCCGCTCACGGTCGACAGCGCGAGCGCGCGTTTCGCGTACGACGCCTATGCGGCCGATCCGGTGAAGGCACCGCGCCTCGTCGAAGTGACGTTCGCGTTGGGCAACCAGGATGAGACGCCGATGCCCGTCGCCGATCTCGCGGTCGCAGCTGACAAGGGCACGCCGACTCACGTGAAGCTATCGCTTCAAGCGCTGCCGAATCAAGATACGGTCGAGACGCTCGTCGCGATCGCCGGCCCGAAGGATCCGTCGAAAACGAAACAGCTCTCGCTCACGTTCGGCGACGGCAAGGGCACGATGCTCGCCGCCGACACGATCGATTTTCCGACCGATGCCGATCCGGTCATCACCCCGCTCGACAGCAAGCGGCCCGCCGGCGGCCTCACGATCGACGACGTTGCGGTCACGTCGATCGCGGCACCCGGCAGCGGCCTTCACTACGATGTGACGTTTTCCGCGACGAACGCGAGCAAGAACGATATGTCGATCGCCGCTTTCGTCATCACGCCGCCGACGAACGATACCGACAAGGTCGCATCGCCTGTCAAGGTCGCGGTCCCCATCAAGATCCCAGCGCGCACCGAGATGGCGGCGATCAGCATCGTCATGACCTACTCGGGCAAATCGAAGGCGTTGCCGAGCGGCAAGTACGAAGTGGACGCATCGGACGGCAAGTCGACCATTGCGCAAGCCAACGGCCCGCTGCTTTAGGCATCGATCAGGGTGGCGCGCGAACGAGACACGCTTGAAGTAGACGTCCTTTTCGTCGGCGCCGGACCAGCCAGCCTCGGCGGCGCCATCCGCCTCGCGCAGCTCTACGCAGCCCACAACGAGGCGGTAAAAGCCGGAACCAAGCCCGGGCCGGAGCTGTCGGCCGAGAACATCCTCGTCATCGACAAAGCGGCGGCGATCGGCGATCACGGGATCTCCGGCGCGGTGCTCGATCCGCGCAGCTTAAAGGAGCTCCTCGGCGACTTCCTCGCAGCGGGCTGCCCTGTGGAAGCGCCCGTTTCGAGCGACGCGCTGTGGTTCATGAGCAAGGGGGGCCACATCGCGGCGCCGATCATCCCGCCGCCGATGAACAATCGCGGCAAATACGTCGCGAGCCTCAACAAAATCGTCAAATGGATGGCGTCCGTCGCGGAAGGCCTCGGCGTGCAAGTCTACCCCGAGTTCCCAGGACAAGAACTGCTATGGGATGGCGAGCGCGTCACCGGCGTGCGCATCGGCGACAAAGGGCTCGACAAAGAAGGCAATCCGAAACCCAACTACGAGCCGGGCGCAGATCTCGTCGCGAAAGTCACGGTCCTCGGCGAAGGCCCGCGCGGCACGCTCGCAAAGCAGCTGGAAAAACGGCTCCCAATCACGTCGGGCAAGAATCCGCAGGTCTACGCGATCGGCATCAAAGAGCTGTGGCAGATGCCGGCAGGATCGACGCCAGCGGGGCAGGTCATCCACACCCTCGGCGCTCCGCTCGACGACGCGACGTTCGGCGGCGGCTTCATCTATTCGATGGCGAACGACATCTGGGACGTCGGCTACGTCGTCGGCCTCGACTACAAGAACCCTCAGCTCGAACCGCATGCCGAATTCCAGAAGTTCAAGCAACACCCGAGCGTCTCGAGGCTCATCGGCGGAGGCACGATGATCCGCTACGGCGCGAAAGCGATCCCGGAAGGCGGCTGGTGGGCGATGCCGCGCCCGTACGCCGACGGCGTCGTCCTCGTCGGCGACTCGGCCGGAACGCTCAACCCGCTCAAGTTGAAGGGGATACACCTGGCGATCAAGTCGGGAATGCTCGCGGCGGAAACGCTCTACGAAGCGGTCGTCGCCGGCGATTCATCGAGCGCGCGCCTTGCTACCTACGAAAAGCGGATGGCGGACTCGTGGATGCGCGACGAGCTATACGCGGCCCGCAATTTCCACCAAGGCTTCGACCGGGGCCGGCTCTTCGGCATGCTCAACGTTGGTCTCGGACTCGTGACCGGCGGACGCGGCTTCGGTTACGCGGATCGGTTGAACGGCGTCGCCGGCTACGCGCGCATGGAGAAGCTCGTCGACTACTTCGGCCGCGACGTACCCGGCTTCGAGCGGCCGACGTACGACGGCAAGCTGACGTTCAACAAGCTCGACGACGTATTCAAAAGCGGCACGCATCACGAAGAGAACGCGCCCTGCCATCTCAAGGTGCACGATACGACGGTGTGCGCGACTCGATGCGCGGAAGAGTTCGGCAACCCGTGCGAGCACTTCTGCCCGGCGAACGTCTACGAGATGGTGCCCCGCTCGGCCGGCTCACCGGAACTCACCCTCGCGGGCTTCAAGGACTCGGGCAAACGCCTGCAGATCAATTTCGCGAATTGCGTGCACTGCAAGACGTGCGACATCATGGACCCGTATCAGATCATCGATTGGGTGCCGCCCGAAGGCGGCGGCGGCCCGGTCTATACGGGCTTGTAAGCGAAAGATAACGAGCTTGCCCTGTAGCGGTCGAGCTTTAGCTCGACCGCCGCGGCCTTTCCGCTTAACCTGTGTTCTGT
Protein-coding regions in this window:
- a CDS encoding insulinase family protein encodes the protein MSATAANAASLNQTGAIPSTLSNGLRIIVVPMKHTPLASVGVYYDVGSADAPASDPGLATAVAAMLTTHVAGLSGTQVTELTSALGGASGEVWGTRTTLYYNEVALSDLSAALRIEADRMLGFGASNDDWSVERSVYAQAASMNEGNFNVLWHSGMLHALQPRSPIARDKWTSESLLNRDSLSVLDRFRATWFTPSNAVIIVAGGVDPQAILADIRSDFGSLPGGAAPKHAGDDLTPPHAANILFKRNLVTRPAYACVDEPGSSSRDFAAAQILNDVVQSTDSALSEMQESRKALTTSFTQIFGDRELTIMCAQAAVGFVENNNSLADALRAVLASYAEHGVSAADVAAAVKYEHVQRVIQDADPYATMDEWGTYVAALGYSTPDVYFAAIDRVTPADVDRLAREVFSPRTIAVGRVVPAPSAAPTTAIAPPSATAAPGTATLPQWASAVVRDVDGSLANAPTPSETTLANGIRVITVNRPGSGIVQVFGRVKVSPQVEAPPGDDGVDLVLTHLFAAGPADMSHEDFARRIGALGGQESAGADFNLSILPADFGRGLALLADAELHPSFAGQEFGRAKLDAVDDAADQTMSLGRSVQQSLYANLLPPGDPAARVASPVSVFVLTAPEVRSYYEAAFRPERTTIVVVGDIAPAAAVSGIERAFGMWSDASTPAPPDDLPTLPENTAARVVMPAHVVGIRIVELGETVEMRPSSDDYEAFSAGMEVLGGDLWSSRLRRDIVDNRGLAVSVKQQVDIETNRATLTITYVCAPVNSVKVRNLITSDIREIQTTPLTADELGRAKALLVRQELLQMGSPKELAQQYLGFAGLGLPLDEPALRAARYLGLTPREVMLSLAARLRADGFVDVEFGTQ
- a CDS encoding MBL fold metallo-hydrolase; its protein translation is MRIVIGLEDTFGDIVGKASAGHKTSAEALASRTGIASARLKALIGDQQKPTEDESRKIAAALELNADKLVDSGLERWKPETRDLDARFGHQINEPYPSNGYFIIDADERVAAFVDPGGSPENIISTLRKSPVSVRYILLTHKHKDHVDALSDVRRAFPEARVVIHRNDAPAVGSPAEGAIGIDDGGTLPFGKSEIRLLYTPGHTDGSSCFIYGGGVFTGDTLFAGSVGRLFGDRFGYSDLMHSVSKKIFALPDETVVFPGHGPPSTIGEEKAHNPFF
- a CDS encoding electron transfer flavoprotein-ubiquinone oxidoreductase → MARERDTLEVDVLFVGAGPASLGGAIRLAQLYAAHNEAVKAGTKPGPELSAENILVIDKAAAIGDHGISGAVLDPRSLKELLGDFLAAGCPVEAPVSSDALWFMSKGGHIAAPIIPPPMNNRGKYVASLNKIVKWMASVAEGLGVQVYPEFPGQELLWDGERVTGVRIGDKGLDKEGNPKPNYEPGADLVAKVTVLGEGPRGTLAKQLEKRLPITSGKNPQVYAIGIKELWQMPAGSTPAGQVIHTLGAPLDDATFGGGFIYSMANDIWDVGYVVGLDYKNPQLEPHAEFQKFKQHPSVSRLIGGGTMIRYGAKAIPEGGWWAMPRPYADGVVLVGDSAGTLNPLKLKGIHLAIKSGMLAAETLYEAVVAGDSSSARLATYEKRMADSWMRDELYAARNFHQGFDRGRLFGMLNVGLGLVTGGRGFGYADRLNGVAGYARMEKLVDYFGRDVPGFERPTYDGKLTFNKLDDVFKSGTHHEENAPCHLKVHDTTVCATRCAEEFGNPCEHFCPANVYEMVPRSAGSPELTLAGFKDSGKRLQINFANCVHCKTCDIMDPYQIIDWVPPEGGGGPVYTGL